Proteins encoded by one window of bacterium:
- a CDS encoding DUF1501 domain-containing protein has protein sequence MQNMMTRREFLTKGLTIVAAGATAPMFLTRTALAINNPWDQALTAPTTGRLDGPILVVVQMGGGNDGLNTVVPFAHDEYYRARPHLAVPQQSVLRVTDELGFHPGLKPLKALFDDGRLAVVQGVGYPNPNRSHFRSMEIWHTADPAGTGPRTGWLGRLFDSECPNCGPTAGLAMLGAEMPLAMQGGSGRAVVLESPQAFAFHPLAGGGAQEVEAYRQVMQPVPGEEPTVDFLTHTAMDAILASDDIRRVAGRLSDTGGPYPRDPFSLKLRLVSELISAGSPTRVYYVGLGGFDTHAAQAGRHDRLMEQLGAGLDAFVKDLTQKGLSDRVLVMTFSEFGRRVAENASAGTDHGAAAPMFLIGANVAPGVHGPHPSLTDLDQGDLKFQMDFRSVYATVLEHWMGIGSQQILSGRFPTLEILRPRVGVPRSG, from the coding sequence ATGCAGAACATGATGACCCGCCGCGAGTTCCTCACCAAAGGATTGACGATCGTGGCCGCCGGGGCGACCGCACCGATGTTCCTCACACGCACGGCCCTGGCGATCAACAACCCATGGGATCAAGCGCTCACCGCGCCTACAACCGGACGGCTCGACGGCCCCATCCTGGTCGTTGTCCAGATGGGTGGAGGCAACGACGGCCTCAACACCGTGGTGCCGTTCGCTCACGACGAGTACTATCGCGCGAGGCCGCACTTGGCGGTGCCCCAGCAAAGCGTCCTGCGCGTCACCGACGAGTTGGGGTTCCACCCCGGACTCAAGCCGCTCAAGGCGCTCTTCGACGACGGGCGGCTCGCCGTCGTCCAGGGGGTCGGGTACCCGAATCCGAACCGGAGTCACTTCCGGTCGATGGAGATCTGGCACACGGCCGACCCGGCCGGGACCGGGCCGCGTACGGGCTGGTTGGGGCGGTTGTTCGACAGCGAGTGTCCCAACTGCGGACCGACCGCGGGGCTCGCCATGCTCGGGGCCGAGATGCCGCTGGCGATGCAGGGAGGATCCGGGCGGGCGGTCGTGCTGGAGAGCCCGCAGGCGTTTGCGTTTCATCCGCTCGCCGGCGGCGGGGCCCAAGAGGTCGAAGCGTATCGACAGGTGATGCAGCCGGTACCGGGCGAGGAGCCCACGGTGGATTTCTTGACCCACACCGCGATGGACGCGATTCTGGCTTCCGATGACATCCGCAGGGTCGCGGGACGGTTGTCGGACACCGGGGGGCCCTATCCGCGCGACCCGTTCAGCCTCAAACTCCGGTTGGTGTCCGAGCTCATCTCGGCGGGCTCGCCGACGCGCGTCTACTACGTCGGGCTGGGCGGGTTCGATACCCATGCCGCGCAGGCCGGCCGTCACGATCGGTTGATGGAGCAGCTCGGCGCCGGCCTCGACGCGTTCGTCAAAGACCTCACGCAGAAGGGCTTGTCCGACCGCGTCCTGGTGATGACCTTCTCGGAATTCGGCCGGCGCGTCGCGGAGAACGCTTCGGCCGGGACCGACCACGGGGCGGCGGCGCCGATGTTCTTGATCGGGGCGAACGTCGCTCCGGGCGTCCATGGTCCGCATCCCAGCCTGACGGATCTTGATCAGGGCGACCTGAAGTTCCAGATGGACTTCCGCAGCGTCTATGCGACCGTTCTCGAACATTGGATGGGGATCGGCAGTCAGCAGATCTTGAGCGGCCGGTTCCCTACCCTCGAGATTCTGCGGCCGCGGGTTGGCGTGCCCCGATCGGGATAG
- a CDS encoding DUF1800 domain-containing protein — MPSGLEPFSPSAQDRWDVGKTGHLLRRAGFGPLPSEIAQAVQVGPDRAVDALFAFPSDAPSPPSFGEIRQSEARVDEMIAEFIRTKTKPNDNPQLRAAYEEANRAHGRALVALTSWWFDRMAKTRAPLQEKLTLFWHGHFTTSAGDVHDAIAIYNQNQLFRQFAAGNFARLLDGVARDSAMLRYLNNDANRKGHPNENWARELMELFTMGIGHYTEADILESARAWTGWTLREYRTFEDRRNFALKPALHDDGPKTFLGQSGNLDGTDVMRIILANPATPRWIAGKLAKFFVSPTPDPDLVEAMARQLTASGYEIAPVLRAMFRSQAFYRPEVVHANIKSPVEFVVGAVRHLGIADPDWPRLGFLAGDAGQRLFYPPTVKGWDGGQAWINAATVFSRANLAGALLSGKFGTPDITALSSIETMAAQLLQRPIASSRKTVVARAIKNIGREAGIHLMMSLPEYQVS, encoded by the coding sequence ATGCCGTCTGGCCTCGAGCCATTTTCCCCTTCCGCTCAGGATCGCTGGGACGTGGGAAAGACGGGGCACCTGCTGCGCCGCGCTGGGTTTGGACCGCTTCCCTCTGAGATCGCGCAGGCGGTGCAGGTCGGTCCCGACAGGGCGGTCGACGCCCTGTTCGCATTTCCGAGCGACGCCCCGTCTCCGCCTTCGTTTGGCGAGATCCGCCAGTCGGAGGCGCGGGTCGACGAGATGATCGCCGAGTTCATCCGGACCAAGACCAAACCGAACGATAACCCCCAACTCCGCGCCGCTTACGAAGAGGCCAATCGGGCGCACGGACGTGCACTCGTCGCGCTCACCTCTTGGTGGTTCGACCGCATGGCGAAGACGCGGGCTCCCCTTCAGGAGAAACTCACGCTGTTCTGGCATGGCCACTTCACCACATCGGCCGGCGATGTTCATGATGCCATCGCGATCTACAACCAGAACCAGCTCTTCCGGCAGTTCGCGGCAGGGAACTTCGCCCGCCTGCTGGACGGCGTTGCCCGGGATTCCGCGATGCTGCGGTACCTGAACAACGACGCGAACCGCAAGGGGCACCCGAACGAGAACTGGGCTCGCGAGCTCATGGAGCTCTTTACGATGGGGATCGGGCACTACACGGAGGCAGATATCCTCGAGTCTGCCCGGGCGTGGACCGGATGGACGCTGCGGGAGTATCGGACGTTCGAGGACCGCAGGAACTTCGCGTTGAAACCGGCGCTGCACGACGACGGTCCGAAGACGTTCCTCGGTCAGAGCGGCAACCTCGATGGCACCGACGTGATGCGGATCATCCTCGCCAACCCCGCGACTCCGCGCTGGATCGCCGGGAAACTGGCCAAGTTCTTCGTCTCCCCCACCCCGGACCCGGACCTGGTGGAGGCGATGGCCCGACAGCTCACGGCCAGCGGATACGAGATCGCGCCGGTCCTCCGCGCGATGTTCCGGTCGCAGGCGTTCTACCGGCCGGAGGTCGTCCATGCCAACATCAAGAGCCCGGTGGAGTTCGTGGTCGGTGCGGTGCGCCATCTCGGGATCGCCGATCCGGACTGGCCGCGCCTCGGGTTCCTCGCAGGCGACGCGGGCCAGCGGCTCTTCTATCCGCCGACGGTGAAGGGGTGGGACGGCGGGCAGGCCTGGATCAACGCAGCAACTGTGTTCAGCCGCGCGAACCTTGCCGGCGCGCTCCTCTCAGGGAAGTTCGGGACCCCGGACATCACGGCGCTGTCCTCCATCGAGACTATGGCCGCACAGCTCCTGCAGCGGCCGATCGCGTCCTCCCGCAAGACGGTCGTCGCGCGGGCGATCAAGAACATCGGACGAGAGGCGGGGATCCATCTCATGATGAGCCTGCCCGAGTACCAGGTCAGCTGA